In Primulina huaijiensis isolate GDHJ02 chromosome 4, ASM1229523v2, whole genome shotgun sequence, a genomic segment contains:
- the LOC140975780 gene encoding uncharacterized protein isoform X1 produces MAEPKHYDASSFHQPLLSESQPQSSQYVDVLPPYPPSYHRGVFRKSCRCGVISCSVVFIFLVAALVLLWPSKPKLSIVHLSLNRLSFHAVPEISLDVKLNLTVSVKNRDFYSIDYDWVNVTIGYRGQNLGNASSEGGQVKARSSSYVNATLDLEAVEILSDVVLLVEDVADGEITFDTESKIGGKLRLFFFDLPLKTTISCEVVADTSNQTISSQNCYPECTGEIEPGGAAV; encoded by the exons ATGGCGGAACCGAAACATTACGATGCGTCGTCGTTCCACCAGCCTCTCCTCTCCGAAAGCCAGCCCCAATCATCCCAATACGTCGACGTTCTCCCTCCGTATCCTCCGTCCTACCACCGTGGTGTATTCCGTAAATCATGCCGCTGCGGTGTAATATCCTGTTCCGTCGTATTCATCTTCCTCGTGGCTGCCTTGGTCCTCCTCTGGCCGTCCAAACCCAAGCTCTCCATCGTCCACCTCAGCCTTAATCGCCTCAGCTTCCATGCGGTCCCCGAAATCTCACTCGACGTGAAGCTGAACCTCACCGTTAGTGTTAAGAATCGGGATTTTTACTCCATCGACTACGATTGGGTGAATGTCACGATCGGGTACAGGGGACAGAACCTGGGGAATGCGTCTTCGGAGGGCGGGCAAGTGAAGGCGCGCAGCTCATCGTACGTGAACGCCACGCTCGATCTGGAAGCGGTGGAGATCTTGAGCGACGTGGTTTTGTTGGTGGAGGATGTGGCGGACGGTGAGATCACGTTCGACACAGAGTCGAAGATTGGTGGAAAGCTCAGGCTTTTCTTCTTCGACTTGCCTCTCAAG ACGACCATATCATGCGAAGTCGTTGCAGATACAAGCAACCAAACGATTAGTTCGCAGAATTGCTATCCTGAG TGCACTGGAGAGATCGAGCCAGGGGGTGCCGCGGTGTGA
- the LOC140975780 gene encoding uncharacterized protein isoform X2, with the protein MAEPKHYDASSFHQPLLSESQPQSSQYVDVLPPYPPSYHRGVFRKSCRCGVISCSVVFIFLVAALVLLWPSKPKLSIVHLSLNRLSFHAVPEISLDVKLNLTVSVKNRDFYSIDYDWVNVTIGYRGQNLGNASSEGGQVKARSSSYVNATLDLEAVEILSDVVLLVEDVADGEITFDTESKIGGKLRLFFFDLPLKTTISCEVVADTSNQTISSQNCYPE; encoded by the exons ATGGCGGAACCGAAACATTACGATGCGTCGTCGTTCCACCAGCCTCTCCTCTCCGAAAGCCAGCCCCAATCATCCCAATACGTCGACGTTCTCCCTCCGTATCCTCCGTCCTACCACCGTGGTGTATTCCGTAAATCATGCCGCTGCGGTGTAATATCCTGTTCCGTCGTATTCATCTTCCTCGTGGCTGCCTTGGTCCTCCTCTGGCCGTCCAAACCCAAGCTCTCCATCGTCCACCTCAGCCTTAATCGCCTCAGCTTCCATGCGGTCCCCGAAATCTCACTCGACGTGAAGCTGAACCTCACCGTTAGTGTTAAGAATCGGGATTTTTACTCCATCGACTACGATTGGGTGAATGTCACGATCGGGTACAGGGGACAGAACCTGGGGAATGCGTCTTCGGAGGGCGGGCAAGTGAAGGCGCGCAGCTCATCGTACGTGAACGCCACGCTCGATCTGGAAGCGGTGGAGATCTTGAGCGACGTGGTTTTGTTGGTGGAGGATGTGGCGGACGGTGAGATCACGTTCGACACAGAGTCGAAGATTGGTGGAAAGCTCAGGCTTTTCTTCTTCGACTTGCCTCTCAAG ACGACCATATCATGCGAAGTCGTTGCAGATACAAGCAACCAAACGATTAGTTCGCAGAATTGCTATCCTGAG TAA